The sequence CGACGACGAGTACGATAGTCGTTGGGACAGTTCCCGGAGTTGTCGGGACTCCGTGACGACACCGGCCGGCCGGCTACCAGCGGTGGTGGACGTGGTCGCGGACGTACGCGTCGTACACCTCGCGGACGCGTTCGTGCTGCCGGGCCGACGGTTCGGGGAGGTCGGCGGCGACGACGTTCTGGCGGACGTGTTCGGGACTGGTCGACCCGGGGATGACGGTGCTCACGGCGTCGAACGAGAGAATCCAGCGGAGCGTGAACTGCGCGAGCGTCGCGTCCTCCGGCACCGCCGGTTCGAGTTCGTCGGCGGCGCGAACGCCCGTCTCGAAGGGGACGCCGGCGAACGTCTCGCCCACGTCGAACGCGTCGCCGTCGCGGTTGTAGTTGCGGTGGTCGTCCTCGGGGAACTCGTCGTCGACGGAGAGCGTTCCGGTGAGCAGTCCCGACGCCAGCGGCACGCGGACGACGACGCCGACGCTGCGTCGGGCGGCCTCTCGGAAGAACAGTTCGGCCGGTCGCTGTCGGAACGGGTTGAAGATTATCTGGACCGTCTCGACGCCGTCGTACTCGATGGCTTTCAGCCCCTCTTCGACCCTCTCGACGCTGACGCCGTAGTGGTCGATCTTTCCGGCTCGCTTCAGGTCGTCGAGCGCCTCGAACACCTCGGGTCGATAGTACACCTCCGTCGGCGGGCAGTGCAACTGGAGCAGGTCGAGCGAGTCGACGCCGAGATTGTCGCGGCTCCGGTCGACGAACCGTTCGAGGTTCCCGTGCGTGTAGCCGTCGGCTCCGTGCGGGTCGAGACGCCGACCCGCTTTCGTGGCGACGGTCACGTCGTCGCGGGCGTCTGCTTCGTCCAGCACCTCGGCGATGCGCCGCTCGCTCGCGCCGTCGCCGTACACGTCGGCGGTGTCGACGAAATCGACGCCGGCGTCGAGCGCCGCGCGGACGGCTTCGCGGCCCTCCTCCTCGCTCACGTCGCCCCAGTCGCTGCCGATGTTCCACGTTCCGAGTCCGATTTCGGTCACGTCGTAACCGGTGGTGCCGAGTTCGCGGTGTCGCATGGTGTACCTGCGTGATAGTATCCGAACGCCGTAAGTGTCCGTACACCGGCATCGTCCGGCGTCGACTGGGTCCGACGGCGCGGCGGACGAACTGTCACGCTGAGGCATCGAACCCAGTGCTCAGGTGTACACGGAGCTAACTGACGTCGTGGACCGATACGACACC is a genomic window of Haloprofundus halophilus containing:
- a CDS encoding aldo/keto reductase: MRHRELGTTGYDVTEIGLGTWNIGSDWGDVSEEEGREAVRAALDAGVDFVDTADVYGDGASERRIAEVLDEADARDDVTVATKAGRRLDPHGADGYTHGNLERFVDRSRDNLGVDSLDLLQLHCPPTEVYYRPEVFEALDDLKRAGKIDHYGVSVERVEEGLKAIEYDGVETVQIIFNPFRQRPAELFFREAARRSVGVVVRVPLASGLLTGTLSVDDEFPEDDHRNYNRDGDAFDVGETFAGVPFETGVRAADELEPAVPEDATLAQFTLRWILSFDAVSTVIPGSTSPEHVRQNVVAADLPEPSARQHERVREVYDAYVRDHVHHRW